One Triticum dicoccoides isolate Atlit2015 ecotype Zavitan chromosome 5B, WEW_v2.0, whole genome shotgun sequence genomic window carries:
- the LOC119308356 gene encoding pentatricopeptide repeat-containing protein At1g52620-like: MSRLLPRITALPGRRRSHNPIPPALAESLARVLANRSTNPAWARSLAALLPSPLSDGSLADAVVSLRDPDLALALLSWSRSHSGSRHHDADKLPPPTPIAHSALLRLLARSGRFDAVDFTLQDMSLAGVAPTYACLGELVAAYANAGIETKATEMCERVRGQYGMLPAAIHSNCLLRLLVERRQWDDAHKLYDEMLAKEGGADDYSTCVMVRGLCLEGRVEKGVKLIEARWGAGCVPNTVFYNVLIDGYCRRGDMGRGLLLLGEMEMKGILPTVVTYGTLMSWLGRKGDLEKVTYLLSEMRERRLSPNIEIYNSVIDALCKCRSAPQAMVVLKQIFASGCDPDVITFSTLISGLCREGRVQEAERLLREAIRREVNPNLFSYTSLIHGFCIRGQVMDASNLLMEMMERGYTPDVVTFGALIHGLVVAGQVSEALLVREKMTARQLLPDANIYNVLISCLCKKHMLPAARNLLAEMLEQNVHPDKFVYTTLIDGFIRNESLDEARKVFEFMEQKGVRLDVVGYNAMIKGYCQFGMLDEAIVCMNNMRKVRCIPDEFTYSTLITGYVKQGNMGGALRLLCEMTKRRCQPNVVTYSSLINGYCKLGDTDTAEDIFADMQLEGPFPNVITYTILIGSLFKKDKAMKAAAYFEHMLINHCAPSDITLHCLVTGLTNSMACIVSSNCSGTVKMHDKGALLDIFRGLVNGKWDPGNAAYNAIIFSLCRHNMLRNALDILNKMANKGYSPDSVTFIALLYGFCSVGKSRDWRSILPNDFRPDQLEIASGYKILFDQYVAKSVGCEVSSALRLYLEECRSLKQMEHKFTCS; this comes from the coding sequence ATGTCCAGGCTCCTGCCCCGCATCACCGCGCTCCCAGGCCGTCGCCGCAGCCACAACCCGATCCCGCCCGCCCTCGCGGAGTCGCTCGCGCGGGTCCTCGCCAACCGCTCTACCAATCCGGCCTGGGCCCGCTCCCTCGCCGCGCTCCTCCCCTCCCCGCTCTCAGACGGCAGCCTCGCCGATGCCGTCGTCTCCCTGCGCGACCCCGACCTCGCCCTAGCGCTCCTCTCCTGGTCCCGCTCCCACTCCGGCAGCCGCCACCATGACGCCGACAAACTCCCGCCGCCCACGCCTATCGCGCATTCcgccctcctccgcctcctcgcccgCTCCGGCCGCTTCGACGCCGTCGACTTCACGCTCCAGGACATGTCTCTCGCGGGCGTCGCGCCCACGTATGCTTGCCTCGGCGAGCTTGTGGCTGCCTACGCCAACGCCGGGATCGAAACGAAGGCCACCGAGATGTGCGAGCGCGTCAGGGGGCAGTATGGAATGCTCCCTGCGGCGATCCACAGCAACTGCCTGCTCAGACTCCTTGTGGAGCGGCGGCAGTGGGACGACGCCCACAAGCTGTATGACGAAATGCTTGCTAAGGAAGGTGGCGCGGATGATTACAGCACATGTGTGATGGTCCGGGGCCTTTGCTTGGAAGGGCGGGTCGAGAAGGGTGTGAAGTTGATTGAGGCGAGGTGGGGGGCAGGGTGCGTGCCAAATACTGTGTTCTATAATGTCTTGATCGATGGGTATTGTCGACGCGGCGACATGGGTAGGGGACTGTTGCTCTTGGGTGAGATGGAAATGAAGGGGATATTGCCAACTGTGGTAACATATGGAACTCTTATGAGCTGGCTCGGGAGGAAGGGTGATCTTGAGAAGGTTACCTATTTGCTGTCAGAGATGCGGGAAAGGAGACTGTCCCCCAACATCGAGATTTATAACAGTGTCATCGATGCTTTGTGCAAATGCCGGTCTGCACCACAGGCAATGGTAGTCTTGAAGCAGatttttgcaagtggctgtgaccCTGATGTCATCACTTTTAGTACTTTGATATCTGGGCTCTGCCGGGAAGGGCGTGTTCAAGAGGCTGAGCGTCTGTTGAGGGAGGCCATTAGGAGGGAGGTAAACCCAAATCTATTCAGTTATACGTCATTGATTCATGGCTTCTGCATTAGAGGACAAGTGATGGATGCATCCAATTTGCTTATGGAAATGATGGAAAGAGGGTATACTCCTGATGTGGTCACATTTGGAGCCCTGATTCATGGTCTTGTTGTTGCTGGGCAAGTCAGTGAGGCATTGCTTGTCCGGGAGAAGATGACAGCGAGACAGCTTCTCCCTGATGCTAACATATATAATGTACTGATTAGTTGCCTATGCAAGAAACATATGCTCCCTGCAGCTAGAAACCTTCTAGCAGAGATGCTCGAGCAAAATGTCCACCCTGATAAATTTGTTTACACCACATTGATTGATGGGTTCATTAGGAATGAGAGTCTTGACGAGGCAAGGAAAGTATTCGAATTCATGGAACAAAAGGGTGTCCGCCTTGATGTTGTTGGCTATAATGCTATGATAAAAGGATACTGTCAGTTTGGAATGCTGGATGAGGCAATTGTATGCATGAACAACATGAGAAAGGTGAGGTGTATCCCAGATGAGTTTACATATTCCACTCTTATCACTGGCTATGTTAAACAAGGCAATATGGGTGGAGCTCTAAGGTTACTGTGCGAAATGACGAAAAGGAGATGCCAACCAAATGTTGTTACATACTCATCATTAATAAATGGATACTGCAAGCTAGGTGATACAGATACTGCAGAAGATATATTCGCAGACATGCAACTTGAAGGTCCATTCCCCAATGTGATAACTTATACCATTTTAATTGGTAGCCTGTTTAAAAAAGATAAAGCGATGAAAGCTGCTGCATATTTTGAACACATGCTGATTAATCATTGTGCTCCTAGTGATATTACGTTGCATTGTTTAGTTACTGGTCTCACTAACTCTATGGCTTGTATCGTCAGTTCAAACTGCAGTGGTACTGTTAAGATGCATGACAAGGGTGCTCTTTTAGACATATTCAGGGGTTTGGTTAATGGCAAATGGGATCCAGGGAATGCAGCATACAATGCTATTATTTTCAGCCTATGCAGACACAATATGCTTCGTAACGCATTGGACATATTAAATAAGATGGCTAACAAAGGCTACTCACCGGACTCTGTCACTTTCATTGCACTTCTTTATGGATTTTGTTCTGTTGGCAAATCAAGGGATTGGAGGAGCATCCTACCTAATGACTTTCGGCCAGATCAACTTGAGATAGCCTCTGGGTACAAAATACTGTTTGATCAATATGTAGCAAAGTCAGTTGGTTGTGAAGTCTCTAGTGCTCTGCGGTTGTATCTTGAAGAATGTAGATCCTTAAAACAAATGGAGCATAAATTTACTTGTTCCTGA